The following DNA comes from Nothobranchius furzeri strain GRZ-AD chromosome 19, NfurGRZ-RIMD1, whole genome shotgun sequence.
AAGATAATTtacacagaaaataaaacagaaaaggtGCTTTAAAACTTTCAATCCGTTTTTCCAGACAACATTTAACCCTGTCATGATTACACAagtgctgcgcagtggcgcagaggttagagctgttgccttgcagcgagaaggtcctgggttggaTATAAATtgtctaaatcaggggtgtcaaatatgcggcccgcgggccggatccggcccgcaagcgggttaaatccgggcccgcgagatggttgtgtaaactttattttcatactttacaatgtagagtgaaaataaacatatctttgtgagcaagttttctctgtaatgagtataaataaagcaAAGCTGCGctgaaggctcacacaagaacttgaatcccatcctgaagatggccgccactcaggatgtgacttctgatgttgatgtgccggtgaaagctaaaagatgtaaagtaaaatgagtcaaatatactttaagtgctgcatgaaactgatctagccatgtgatctctaagctctttgaatcactaaggaatgtttttatttattgatttttttatttttttcaaattttcaagtacacttcaggtgttgtacttgtactattttggatacactgtcctcaggctccagccttgttttatattgattgtattaaaacaaagaaaacaatctgaagttgtttttaatttaccggtccggcccacttgggactagatttccctcaatgtggcccctgagctaaaatgagtttgacacccctggtctaaatcgtccttaggtgagtgtgtgtgtgcatgattgtcctgtgtgtctctgtgttgccctgcgatggactggctctctgtccagggtgtaccccgcctacttgctcgttgactgctggagataggcaccagccccccccccccgcaaccctacgtggacaaagcgggttcagaagatggatggatggacgattaCACAATATCTAAGGATTCATTTTTGATTAGAAGACAAAATAATTATTAAATTATTAGGATGAATCGGACTCGTCACTCATCTAATGACCAGATTCAGTTCATGTCTGCTGACGGATCTAAGCATGAATGGCTGATTTAGTTCGCTGGATGGAGGACGGCTGCTGTGTTTGTGTTGCTGAGGAGAGACTGAGTCGCTGTGACGGGGTTTGCTGCTGCTGAAGGTGGAGAGCCTGGAGGTGGCTGCTCCTCATCGGTGTGTTCTGATTCGAGAAGAAGACTCGGTTTGGGTGGTGGTTGAGCCAAGCTGAGTTAGATCAGTGGGGTCTGGATCTCCTGTTTCATGTAGCTCTCCAGATTTTGGTTTCTCTGGACGACACGAGACATCTAAAGGTGCTTTCTCTTCGGTTGTGCTTGTTTCTTGTCGCTGCAGCAGTGCAGGTTTCGCCTCCTCTTGTCCTCTCGCTGTGAGCTCACCGCATCTCCTGAGAGTGATTTTGCTGCCTGCTGTTTGGTCTGTCAGCGATTCTGCTGCACTTGTCTGGACCCCCCTCTGACTTTTGCCGGTGGGCGCCCTCTGCTTGCTCGCTGAAGCCATCGCTTTCACCCACGTATGCTGGAGAGTCTGCTCTGCTGTCAGCCTCGCCGCGGGGTCCGACTGAAGCAGAGATCTAACGAGGCCTTTAGCTCCTGGACGCAAACACACATTTACATAAATATTTACAACATTTGTGCTCGtgtgtaatgtttctgtgttctACCTTCTGAGGCGGAGTCCCAGAAAGGGGATGGAAAGTGAAGCTGAGCTTGTTTGATTAGCTTGAAGAGCTCCTCCTGGTCCCGATCCCGACTGCGAAACGGAGCGAAGCCACACAGCAGGATGTAAAGAATGACACCCAGGGCCCAAACATCCACCGCCACACCGTAACCTGGTGGGTGAACGGGTGGCAGACCTCTTCAGGATGAGTGACATTCTGATTTGAATTGAAGTAGAGCCGCTGAAAGCATCTCACCTGTCTCACGGAGGATTTCTGGAGCTACGTAGGTCGGTGTGCCACATATGGTGAAGACCGGTTCGGTTACAACCATGGCGAGACCAAAGTCCCCCAACTTCAGTCGACAGACGCCAGCAGTAACTTTCTCTATCTACGAGAGAAGATGAAGAACTTAGAGCTTCATTAGACAGGAGACGACTGTCCCACCCTGACACCCACCAGCAGGTTTTCTGGTTTGAGGTCTCTGTGGACGATGCTCTTGCTGTGGATGTAACTCAGTGCGTCGCTCACGTCCAACACCATCAGCCCCGCCTCGGCCTCCGAGAACCTTCCCCTGTCGCTGATGGCCTCGAACAGATCCCCGCCACCCACCAGCTCCATCACCAGGTAGGAGTGCGTTTGGGTGTGATGGTGCGCCAACAGCTGCACTACACGAGGGTGACAAAGGCTTCCCAGAAGGCTCAGCTCGTTCTGCATCATGTGCTCCCGACCAGTCAGTTTGGAGCGCTCGACGATCTTCACGGCGAGAATCTGGTCGTCGTGGCGACGGCGGCACTCTCGCACCTCGGCAAAGTTCCCGTCTCCGATCACGCGTCCGATTTCGTAGCAGCGCTCAACGTCTGACGGGGTGAGATTGCTGCCGTTTGATGGCAGGGCGGAGGTGGCAGCTGGACTCCGAGGCTCTAACTGCATCAAACTCTTCTCCTCGTCTCGGCTGATTGGTCGAGGAAGCGAAGGGGTTTTGGCTTCCTGCTCTACACGTGacctttctttttgtttcttcAACACGGGCGGCAGTGGAACCCGTCCTGATAGGGTACCAATCGCTTCTGGATGCCTCTCTCTTCTCGCTGAGCACTTTTCACACAGCACGGGAGACGGTACGTCTGCGTCCCCAAGGCCGCCATCGTGTTTAAACGGACCAACGACGGACAGTTTCCTCTCTCTGACTCCACCTCTCACACGCAGTTTCTGCAGGTTGTTGGGAAGTTGGGCGAGTTTTCGGCAAGAATTCCTTTTGTGAAACTTCTGCGAGTTTTCCTGCTGGCGTGTGTCCGTTTGCTCTGACACACGAGGGTCAGAAGGGCACGTGTCTTGTTTAGCGCCGCCGCCGTCCGTACCCTCGCTGTAACCGCTGTCTGCTTTGGCGGCTTTATTTGGTACCGGGCGGAGTTTCTTCTCCCAGGATCGGAGCGCGCTAGCACGGTAGTGTGAATGCTCTGGAAACAGTTCCTCCAAAGCTTCCTCCACACTGCTCAGCTCAGGACGAGTCTTACTGAGTGCCAGGAAGGCCACCTCGCCACAGAAGAAATCACACACACCTTTGACCTTTGGAAAAATAAAAAAGGCAAACGGATCAAAGAATACCAGCAGAATCCAGACCTCATTTCACTTATGCTTTAGTCtgtatcatggacgtaattttttttttttggggggggggcgggggggcatgtcccccccactttttccaaagtcaagttttgacccctgcagtttttaccatccaaaaacaatattacgctatattaaattgacactggttgcgctctaggaccaagcagaaaacaaccgtttgtgtcatggacgtaattttcactttagaagtgggggggacacgggggagggaggaggggggaggggtatctttacggtatgctctaatgggaaacagacttcaacacaaacggttgttttccgcttggtcctagagctcatccAGTattaatttaatatagcgtaatattgttttggatggtaaaaagtgcaggggtcaaaccttgactttggaaaatgtggggggacatgtcccccctgtccccccccccaaaattacgtccatggtttgtgttgaagcctgtttcctattagagcatactgtaa
Coding sequences within:
- the dclk3 gene encoding serine/threonine-protein kinase DCLK3; translation: MAPSQKAWHGYEASRNTKWKLAGGFKFLSGKQKQNKKKKKVLSGLIIQRSPNQARRAFVVKKHATQVVTSSQFSTLSLIPLLLSDPPFASAPPAPLSKRPNGVLQPWPIHSHPVERTPRSNLPPPAPPPLLPLFHTRHAEESADRPHLVTIVQPCGQSELRKVTVLLNRRGVVSFEQLLLDISEALGFPRWHRGRVARLYTAHAREVKGVCDFFCGEVAFLALSKTRPELSSVEEALEELFPEHSHYRASALRSWEKKLRPVPNKAAKADSGYSEGTDGGGAKQDTCPSDPRVSEQTDTRQQENSQKFHKRNSCRKLAQLPNNLQKLRVRGGVRERKLSVVGPFKHDGGLGDADVPSPVLCEKCSARRERHPEAIGTLSGRVPLPPVLKKQKERSRVEQEAKTPSLPRPISRDEEKSLMQLEPRSPAATSALPSNGSNLTPSDVERCYEIGRVIGDGNFAEVRECRRRHDDQILAVKIVERSKLTGREHMMQNELSLLGSLCHPRVVQLLAHHHTQTHSYLVMELVGGGDLFEAISDRGRFSEAEAGLMVLDVSDALSYIHSKSIVHRDLKPENLLIEKVTAGVCRLKLGDFGLAMVVTEPVFTICGTPTYVAPEILRETGYGVAVDVWALGVILYILLCGFAPFRSRDRDQEELFKLIKQAQLHFPSPFWDSASEGAKGLVRSLLQSDPAARLTAEQTLQHTWVKAMASASKQRAPTGKSQRGVQTSAAESLTDQTAGSKITLRRCGELTARGQEEAKPALLQRQETSTTEEKAPLDVSCRPEKPKSGELHETGDPDPTDLTQLGSTTTQTESSSRIRTHR